The region CTTTTACCCGAGAGACCAGCCCTCTTTTGGGGAGATGAGGAGCTTCCCCCCTTCAACTACCCGCCCTCTGAGCCCGTTTTGCGCCGCCCCGTGAGGGAGCCTCTTGTTGAAGAGGCCCACCGTGCCGGTGAGCTTGCCGACTGCCAGTTTTACAGGCCCTTCCCCGGGTCTTCCTCCCTCTTTCCGGAAGTCACCTCTCCTCCCTTGGGGGATGTCATCCTTAAGCGTCGCTCCCGCAGGGAGTTTACCGGAAGGGCAATGCCCTTTGAGACCTTCAAGCACCTGGCCGAGTCGTCCCTTACCTGCTTCCCCTCCGACTGGGGCTTCCCCAAGTGCAACCTCTACCTTCAGGTGAGGAACGTTGATGGGCTTCAAAGCGGCATATACACCCCCTCAAACGGAAGGCTGGAGCTTGTTCAGGCGGGTGACTTCGGCCCTCACGTAAGCTACCTGTGCCTCTCCCAGCGCTTCGTTGCCTATGCCAACGTTAACGTTGTTTTCACCTACAACTTTGGGGGAACCTGCAGGGACTACCGGGGAGCTCTGCTGGAGGCGGGAGCTCTGGGAGAGAACCTCTACCTTGCGGCAGAGGCCTTTGGGTGCGGAGCCTGCGGTATAGGCGCCTTTTACGACCTTGAGCTTCAGGCCTTCCTCGGCCTTCCGCCTGAGGAGCTTCCCGTCTACGTTGTTTCCGTGGGCGTTTTGGTTTAATTGATACCTCTTTTTTTTAAGGTTGACAAAGCCATTGTGGGAACATAAATTTAGACTCCCCCAAACTTTGTTATCAGCCATCAAACCCCAATTAGAGGAGTGCTATGCAGATTCCCGGGTTCAAAAGCCTTGAAGAGGTTGAGCAGGCCTTTGGAGTAAAGATTCCCGATTCTGAAAGGGAGAAGCTCCAGGAGGTCATCGAGAAACACCCCATGTTCATCCCCGACTACTACGCCCGTTTGATAGACTGGAGCGACCCTAACGACCCTATAAAAAATATAATCTTCCCCAGCCTCGATGAGCTGGACGTAAGCGGCTCCTACGACACAAGCGGCGAAAAGGAGAACACCGTTTTAACGGGGCTTCAGCATAAGTACAAGGAGACCGCCCTCCTGCTTGTGACCAACAGGTGTGCAGGTTACTGCCGCCACTGCTTCAGGAAGAGGCTTGTGGGAATACCCACAAACGAGACTTTGAAGCTCTTTGACAGGGCCGTTGAGTACATAAAGGAGCACCCCGAAATTACGAACGTCCTGATATCGGGCGGAGACCCCCTCGTTCTTCCGACCGACGTTATAGAGT is a window of Thermovibrio ammonificans HB-1 DNA encoding:
- a CDS encoding SagB/ThcOx family dehydrogenase, which encodes MESCLDYHLKTAHTYESVRRPHYLDWSNYPSPFKFYRGVKTFPLPPFKFRGQETLDTLYRLCSDYGSDSLTLQEVANLAFSMNGVTKVEDFHGEPFAFRASPSAGALYPFELYLFLRSVEGLPNGLYHYQPVNHSLELLVAGDLFEPLKGALCAEFTGNCVAVVTTIYGRSAWKYRARAYRYCLLDSGHMVANGVAYLRSLGLDATAVSLFKDSRLNALLGVDGTREFATVALLPERPALFWGDEELPPFNYPPSEPVLRRPVREPLVEEAHRAGELADCQFYRPFPGSSSLFPEVTSPPLGDVILKRRSRREFTGRAMPFETFKHLAESSLTCFPSDWGFPKCNLYLQVRNVDGLQSGIYTPSNGRLELVQAGDFGPHVSYLCLSQRFVAYANVNVVFTYNFGGTCRDYRGALLEAGALGENLYLAAEAFGCGACGIGAFYDLELQAFLGLPPEELPVYVVSVGVLV